A DNA window from Brassica napus cultivar Da-Ae chromosome A4, Da-Ae, whole genome shotgun sequence contains the following coding sequences:
- the LOC125607944 gene encoding uncharacterized protein LOC125607944, whose product MAKEMEVKQGKSVKPSQDDHAKKGKPHVGKKKKANAQPVDLLPFLQREEKRPIRPRNPPIPVTPEVILPIDPFVTPEFPRFSRLAHWMDLRGIYRVPFYINGKEIEKEFFQKMDDAEKNLNKEVINTLFLSFYLIVSYV is encoded by the exons ATGGCAAAAGag ATGGAAGTAAAGCAGGGTAAGAGTGTGAAACCAAGTCAAGACGATCATGCAAAAAag ggGAAGCCACATGttggtaagaagaagaaagcaaatgCTCAGCCAGTAGATTTGCTTCCTTTTCTACAGCGAGAAGAGAAGAGGCCAATACGACCTAGAAACCCTCCTATACCTGTAACACCTGAGGTAATCCTTCCAATTGATCCATTTGTGACACCTGAATTTCCTCGGTTTTCAAGGCTTGCACACTGGATGGATCTACGGGGCATATATCGTGT ACCGTTTTATATCAAtggaaaagaaattgaaaaagagttctttcaaaaaatggacgatgcagaaaaAAATCTCAACAAAGAGGTAATCAACACTCTGTTTCTGTCTTTCTATTTGATTGTGTCATATGTTTAG
- the LOC125607943 gene encoding protein AGENET DOMAIN (AGD)-CONTAINING P1-like, whose protein sequence is MNEITKETPGSPIAQQNIETPVLTPIQTQQETHELMNEIISPNISDTQPNTRARRNLLTEQNKDVESRVQNPFEIGANVEISSQDDNTCHKWYPGNVLATYLVDGVEMVKVEYFVPSLDEKKRKRSVETRVSIDRIRPQPPPERSGAKKSYELMQDVEAFDNGAWCAGKVKVILFDGSCFVSLNNSKEQIYFHHSEIRKPRKWVDGVWEMTKKVKQMPWIT, encoded by the exons ATGAATGAGATCACGAAAGAGACACCTGGTTCTCCAATAGCTCAACAGAATATTGAGACTCCAGTCCTTACTCCAATTCAGACGCAGCAG GAGACTCACGAGCTTATGAATGAGATCATTTCACCAAACATTTCCGACACACAGCCAAATACCCGAGCTCGCAGAAATCTTTTAACAGAGCAAAATAAG GATGTAGAAAGCAGAGTTCAAAATCCCTTTGAGATCGGAGCAAATGTGGAGATTTCATCACAAGATGACAATACTTGTCATAAATGGTATCCAGGAAATGTGTTGGCAACATATTTGGTTGATGGGGTTGAGATGGTGAAAGTTGAGTACTTCGTCCCGTCTCTGGacgaaaagaagaggaaaaggagtgTTGAGACACGTGTATCAATTGACAGAATACGTCCTCAACCACCACCTGAGAGATCTGGAGCGAAGAAAAGTTATGAGCTAATGCAGGACGTGGAGGCGTTCGACAATGGTGCCTGGTGCGCTGGAAAAGTTAAAGTCATTTTGTTTGATGGCTCGTGTTTTGTCTCTTTGAACAATTCTAAAGAACAAATTTACTTCCACCATTCTGAGATTcgaaaaccaagaaaatgggtagatggtgtttgggagatgacaaaaaaggtaaaacaaatgCCTTGGATCACTTGA